One region of Etheostoma spectabile isolate EspeVRDwgs_2016 chromosome 21, UIUC_Espe_1.0, whole genome shotgun sequence genomic DNA includes:
- the fam53b gene encoding protein FAM53B isoform X2: MFFAMVIIFKKTLEKKGADDVASKSTDLGPAQTMSQGTALFSCGLMETSRWRKLGHSCAIQQRPVGTSLESLWDVLPEVHKSSAHWDWDVGSTSTTITSLLHDLSLTETASSHSTAPPSKRQCRSLSCSDELGSCRSNWRPQGSRVWTTVEKRRCHSGGSVHRGGVGNAQLGFPAMQRSSSFSLPARSNTLLLPCFSQHIPCPSAFTGLTPSSSMILSSKPSAQPLYLSHEQICLPEPREPSPPSSPDSTPELERRGEPGGLARSRSQPCVLNDKKIGVKRRRPDDTQKQRPSLDLAKMTQKLRNFHSLSCPGITGEDSYASSPALPTLKSTAQRDTDDPSANERDLEDVQPQTKEGENVSSDPTIEEVDWAGLCSMRKDVHQLGGELDIEQIERN; encoded by the exons ATGTTTTTTGCCATGGTGATCATTTTCaagaaaacactggaaaagaAGGGCGCCGATGATGTAGCATCCAAAAGTACAGATTTGGGTCCG GCACAAACCATGAGCCAGGGGACTGCACTTTTCTCTTGTGGACTCATGG AGACAAGCCGGTGGCGTAAGTTGGGTCACAGCTGTGCCATACAGCAGAGGCCTGTTGGGACCAGCCTGGAGAGCTTGTGGGACGTCCTGCCTGAGGTGCACAAGAGTTCTGCCCACTGGGATTGGGATGTTGGCTCCACTTCGACCACAATCACCAGCTTGCTGCATGACCTCAGTCTGACTGAGACTGCGTCCTCACACTCCACTGCACCTCCTAGCAAGCGGCAGTGCCGATCCCTTTCTTGCTCAGATGAGCTCGGTAGTTGCCGGTCTAACTGGCGCCCTCAGGGCTCCCGGGTGTGGACAACGGTGGAGAAGAGAAGGTGCCACAGCGGGGGCAGTGTCCATCGCGGCGGTGTTGGGAACGCGCAGCTCGGCTTCCCGGCCATGCAGCGCAGCTCCAGCTTCAGCCTGCCTGCCCGCTCAAACACCCTGTTGCTGCCCTGCTTCTCCCAGCACATCCCCTGCCCCTCTGCCTTCACTGGTCTGACGCCATCATCCTCCATGATCCTGTCCTCTAAGCCCTCAGCACAGCCCCTCTACCTCTCTCATGAACAGATCTGCCTCCCTGAGCCTCGTGAACCCTCGCCACCCAGCTCCCCTGACTCCACCCCAGAGCTGGAGCGCCGGGGTGAACCAGGTGGTCTTGCCCGTAGCCGCTCCCAGCCGTGCGTCCTCAACGACAAAAAGATTGGTGTGAAGCGCAGAAGACCAgatgacacacagaaacagaggcCTTCTCTGGACCTGGCCAAGATGACTCAG AAACTTCGGAATTTCCACAGTCTTAGCTGCCCTGGAATCACAGGAGAAGACAGCTATGCATCAAGCCCGGCTCTCCCCACTCTCAAGAGCACCGCTCAGCGTGACACTGACGACCCATCGGCAAATGAACGCGACCTGGAGGACGTTCAGCCTCAGACCAAAGAAGGCGAGAACGTGTCGTCAGACCCCACCATCGAGGAGGTGGACTGGGCGGGGCTGTGTAGCATGAGGAAGGACGTACATCAGCTTGGAGGCGAGCTCGACATTGAGCAAATTGAGAGGAACTGA
- the fam53b gene encoding protein FAM53B isoform X1 — protein sequence MFFAMVIIFKKTLEKKGADDVASKSTDLGPFQAQTMSQGTALFSCGLMETSRWRKLGHSCAIQQRPVGTSLESLWDVLPEVHKSSAHWDWDVGSTSTTITSLLHDLSLTETASSHSTAPPSKRQCRSLSCSDELGSCRSNWRPQGSRVWTTVEKRRCHSGGSVHRGGVGNAQLGFPAMQRSSSFSLPARSNTLLLPCFSQHIPCPSAFTGLTPSSSMILSSKPSAQPLYLSHEQICLPEPREPSPPSSPDSTPELERRGEPGGLARSRSQPCVLNDKKIGVKRRRPDDTQKQRPSLDLAKMTQKLRNFHSLSCPGITGEDSYASSPALPTLKSTAQRDTDDPSANERDLEDVQPQTKEGENVSSDPTIEEVDWAGLCSMRKDVHQLGGELDIEQIERN from the exons ATGTTTTTTGCCATGGTGATCATTTTCaagaaaacactggaaaagaAGGGCGCCGATGATGTAGCATCCAAAAGTACAGATTTGGGTCCG TTCCAGGCACAAACCATGAGCCAGGGGACTGCACTTTTCTCTTGTGGACTCATGG AGACAAGCCGGTGGCGTAAGTTGGGTCACAGCTGTGCCATACAGCAGAGGCCTGTTGGGACCAGCCTGGAGAGCTTGTGGGACGTCCTGCCTGAGGTGCACAAGAGTTCTGCCCACTGGGATTGGGATGTTGGCTCCACTTCGACCACAATCACCAGCTTGCTGCATGACCTCAGTCTGACTGAGACTGCGTCCTCACACTCCACTGCACCTCCTAGCAAGCGGCAGTGCCGATCCCTTTCTTGCTCAGATGAGCTCGGTAGTTGCCGGTCTAACTGGCGCCCTCAGGGCTCCCGGGTGTGGACAACGGTGGAGAAGAGAAGGTGCCACAGCGGGGGCAGTGTCCATCGCGGCGGTGTTGGGAACGCGCAGCTCGGCTTCCCGGCCATGCAGCGCAGCTCCAGCTTCAGCCTGCCTGCCCGCTCAAACACCCTGTTGCTGCCCTGCTTCTCCCAGCACATCCCCTGCCCCTCTGCCTTCACTGGTCTGACGCCATCATCCTCCATGATCCTGTCCTCTAAGCCCTCAGCACAGCCCCTCTACCTCTCTCATGAACAGATCTGCCTCCCTGAGCCTCGTGAACCCTCGCCACCCAGCTCCCCTGACTCCACCCCAGAGCTGGAGCGCCGGGGTGAACCAGGTGGTCTTGCCCGTAGCCGCTCCCAGCCGTGCGTCCTCAACGACAAAAAGATTGGTGTGAAGCGCAGAAGACCAgatgacacacagaaacagaggcCTTCTCTGGACCTGGCCAAGATGACTCAG AAACTTCGGAATTTCCACAGTCTTAGCTGCCCTGGAATCACAGGAGAAGACAGCTATGCATCAAGCCCGGCTCTCCCCACTCTCAAGAGCACCGCTCAGCGTGACACTGACGACCCATCGGCAAATGAACGCGACCTGGAGGACGTTCAGCCTCAGACCAAAGAAGGCGAGAACGTGTCGTCAGACCCCACCATCGAGGAGGTGGACTGGGCGGGGCTGTGTAGCATGAGGAAGGACGTACATCAGCTTGGAGGCGAGCTCGACATTGAGCAAATTGAGAGGAACTGA